The nucleotide window TGCGAATTATTGGTTACCTTGGCGCGATGGGCTGGGTGATTTTAGTGGCCAGAGTGGCCATGACCAAACAAAATTTTCTACTTTAAAACGAACAAAGTAGCGACAACTTATTGTGGTACCCCTGAGTGGGTAATGAGTATTCAAATTAATGAAAGATTTATTATTGGCAGAACTTAAAGCCAAACAAGTCGACTTAGCTCAAGCTCTGTGTTTGATTGAGCAGCATGTCCTTTTGAATGATCATGCGGACTCACAGATGAACATGGAAGACATCAATGGTTTTATTGATTACTTTGCTGACAAGCTAACCGATATAGATGATCCATTAGATAGAGCAGAGCGCCTATTGCGTCTGATTTTTGTTGAACAATTATTTGTCAGCGAACACAAAGAAAACTGGACCATCGCCGAACATCAATTAAATCATGGTATGGCGTATCGTTCATTGGCTCCAGCGGCAAAAAACTTGATGATTTTGCATATCCTGCGTGCCTGTGGTTTTCATGCTGAAGCCGTTTATGTGCCTGACCAGGTGATGTTACGCATCATTTGTGACGATGAATACGCGATAATTTTTCACAGCATTGATGGCAAACCGATCAGCTGGATGGAATTAGATCAGCGTTTAAACGATGATGACAACGAAGACGAACATGCGTCGTTAGAACCAATCAGCGATAACAAGTTATTGGTGCAATACTTACTCAGTGTTAAGAATGCCTTAATACGTGAAAATCGTTATTTTGATGCACTGACTCTGGTTGAGTTGGTTTTAGCATTAGAGCCTCACGACCCGTATCATCATCGTGATCGCGGTTTCTTATTGCAGCAACTCGATTGCTACAAAGTGGCATTTGATGATTATAAGTACTATCTGGACAAATGTCCGGATGAGCCGGAAGCTCAATTATTGAAAATGCAGTTGGAAAATATCCACCTTGCCGATAGCAAGGTTCACTAGCACACTAGATAAATTAAAGCGGCATAAAATAAAGCGGCAGCTGCGCTGCCGCAACAATAATAATAAAAAAGTAGCCTGCGTCGTGGCTAAATAGGGAGATTTATGGAAACAACCACAATGTTCACCAACGATGCGTCAGTATTGGGTTTACTGGCCATTATGCTTGGTTTGGTATTTTATACCGCGAATTCCACCAACCGACATTGGCAGCGTTTTTACTCTATCGTGCCAGCAGTGTTACTGTGTTATTTCTTACCATCATTATTAAACACCTTTGGTATCATCAGTGGTAAAGAATCGAA belongs to Thalassotalea sp. HSM 43 and includes:
- a CDS encoding tetratricopeptide repeat protein is translated as MKDLLLAELKAKQVDLAQALCLIEQHVLLNDHADSQMNMEDINGFIDYFADKLTDIDDPLDRAERLLRLIFVEQLFVSEHKENWTIAEHQLNHGMAYRSLAPAAKNLMILHILRACGFHAEAVYVPDQVMLRIICDDEYAIIFHSIDGKPISWMELDQRLNDDDNEDEHASLEPISDNKLLVQYLLSVKNALIRENRYFDALTLVELVLALEPHDPYHHRDRGFLLQQLDCYKVAFDDYKYYLDKCPDEPEAQLLKMQLENIHLADSKVH